In Melitaea cinxia chromosome 21, ilMelCinx1.1, whole genome shotgun sequence, the sequence GGCACATCTGATCACTGTGTGGTAAAGTCAGTATCTAACTTTCACCCTCTACATACAGGTCCTACCGGAACCAGACGTGTGTGGCGATATAAGTCGgcagattgggatgagatgcgacACTTTTTTGCATCCTACCCTTGGCGTCGGACTTGCTTCTCTTCCAGTGATCCGTCGAGTTGCGAACAAGAAATATCGGAAGTGATACGTCAGGGGATGGAGTACTTCATTCCATTTGCTGATGTATCACTAGATGGCAAGATCCCTAGGTGGTATAATGCAGAATGTGCCGAAGCTGCAGCCCGTAAGGACTCAGCGTTTGCAGCGTGGGCTGAAGCCCGTACCCTTAAATCTCCGGACATAACTACGAGGAAGAGAGCGTTCAACTCGGCTGCCAAGTCCTACAAAAGGGTTCTTAAAAAAGCTCGTTTCAACCGTATTAAACGCATCGGAGCCCAACTAGCTTCCCATCCGCGCGGTAGTAGAGCATTTTGGTCACTCTCTAAGTCGGTTGAAATGAGCTTCTGCCGCCCCTCGCTGCCTCCTCTGCTTAAACCAGATGGATCGCTGGCCTTTACTGCGACAGACAAGGCTAACCTTTTAGCGAATCTGTTTGCAGAAAATTCGCTCCTTGATGCAGGTAGTGCCTCACCGCCCAGACATCCACCTTGCGACTCTGTTATGTCAGAACTACGCATTCGCCAAACTGAGGTTTTGAGAGTACTCCGTAACTTGGACGTGAATAAggctagtggtcctgacgggataccagcaagagtacttaaacactgtgcccctgagttgtctcctattctcacgcgcttgtaccgcctctctctaaaatccgctcaagttcctaaagcatggaagattgccaacgtacaacctgtacctaaaaaaggtagtcgtgccgacccggctaactatagacctatcgcgatcacctccatactgtgtaaaagtttggagcgtatactgaatgaaaagctcctagcataccttgagttgaatgacctcctgtcggaccagcaatacggtttccgccgtaacaggtccacgggggatcttttagtgtacgcctcgcacatctggggcgaagccttggacaagcacggagaagcgctagctgtctcacttgatgtatcgaaggcatttgaccgggtctggcatgagagcctattgagcaagctttcagcttacggaatacccccgggcttgtgtgactggatatcagatttcctgagtggaCGATCATTCcgggtggtcttagatggctcctcgtctgacttgatggcggttaatgccggtgtccctcagggatcagttctctctgcaaccctcttcttgattcacataaatgacctcctcaggcccggtatctttggatacgcggatgacagcactgttacggagagatacgtgtccggtccccgagctggtggggctgaaactcatgagcatagagaggctctggttgaacgcatgaatttggctttgaaagaggtgtccgattggggtgacgccaacctagtcaaatttaatgcttccaaaacgcaagcgtgtcttttcaccgctaaacggagtccattcccattggctccgactttccggggtgtatctgtaccgatcaccgatagtattgatcttctaggcataaatatttcgtctaatatgaacttcggacaatgcatagaatccaaggcaaaaattgctggtaagaaacttggtatcctcaataaagtcaggcagtacttcacaccggaacagcttcttactctctaccaagcacaagttcgatcgtgtatggagtactgcagccacttatgggatggctctgccaagtaccagctcgctgctttggattctgtggatcgacgcgccagaagactcatcggtgacaaatcgctggttcgctctagacttcaaagtctcgaacatcggcgcaaggttgcctgtttgtcggtattttacaggctatatttcggagagtgtgctctagaactatacaatttggttccaccatcacctttctaccaccgaaccgcaaggcatcgcacgaatctgcaccgctatgtggttgaaatcccacgatctcgcactaaacgatttgcttcctcgttcctaatacgcaccgcaaaaatttggaatgcccttccggcttccgtttttccaacgaactataacttgggtatctttaaatcaagagtgaataggcatcttctaggcaagcgcgcaccaccttaggctgcatcttcacttgacttcaggtgagatcgcagtcaagcgctagtctatatatttaaaaaaaaaaaaaaaaaaaaaaaaaataacttttaccaaaagacttcataaataatatataattgatctCAAGAGTTCCTTGTATTTTCTATACGTTTTAAACAGAAGATAAGACATTAGCGCAAAATTTTGTAGCGATACCTAAGTATTTGCCATTTCagtacaatttagttttaatcgttCATTCTGCTTCACGTTAATAAGATGTTTCGTTAcaactgaaattatataaaaataagagtctttttcttactttgtttaataaacaatattttcaataacaagtgaattttatttatcattttttttataataaatgtgttttggAATAGGTTTTAGATAGGTTAGGctattaagtatagataaaatcaataattaggtatttgtataaataattagttatttgAGTCGATAAATaggtaataaaatctataaaaaggttaataaagtacataattatatacaaaagttaataaaattcataaaaatttcaCTTAAATCGATTACCTAAATGAAGAAAACAAAGCAGCTGTCTACAAACTAATAGAAATAGTGAGAAAATTGACCGTTacaaccatagattatacacttatatacggtTACAACCATCACTAATCACATATCCATTGATTTTTCAGGCGTAAACGCCCAATCATTCGATTTTCCGAGGCGTATAGACaagctatttttgttacttttaaatttatttgaaatataattatacaaagttctgcatcaaaaaaaattaaacttttggtCCTAGAATGGTTTATTTAGGACAATAATCGAGAAAGTtatgtcgaaaatattttttttttttagttttttggctctcctgtaaaatcgaGTTTTGGTGCTTACGCCCTTTGAGCCCCGAGGTATCgatataactgcaccacctaccctgTCTCAAGATTCTATTAAATTCATCCTTCCTTTAAttgggttatctggaagaaatagctaaatagccataagtccgcccattgtacttcacagtctgtaaatgttttttaaaatgtgttcattgtttaaaataaagttgtagtgtttaaaataaagtataaataaatataaataaataagtatattgttTACTTCTACGATTCacatattatttgaatttggaTTTGTGTTTGTAATGCGCTTTCTTCCGATATAAACTTCTACTACGCCAAATTATACATTTCTACTAAAgcaatatttttgtgaaaagcGATACACTTTTTATTTCTCGTGTCATTTTGCTATTGCGCAGTCTGGCAACGTTGataaagttatttgttatttatttattaaatgtgatCTTAACgctataactgaggtagggcacggcaggaaacAAGCTGCTCAAAATGTGCAACAGCCTAACTGGAGAAAAACCTTCACCTACTAGAGGATCATAGTTAACTAATAcggatttcaagcagtgttgtgttcctgtggtgagtcaCCTCGACCAGTGCTCCTGTGGAGGGTTGTTGTTATGATCAGCAACGCatttgcgatgcttgtagtttagcaagcgtctatagactacggtGACCGCTGACTatcggtgagccgtacgcttgtttaccgacatagtagcataacaaaaaataatggtCGCCTATCGCTGCATTTATTACGATGGCTATAAAACTCGTTAGGTGTttcaatacataaaaatatatatagatggttaaataattacatagttcaaaaaatagatattcaTTAGCCTATAATGACTTATTCTGAAAAGGAAGTCATTATTTCGGTTTGCAGATTCGATTCGTGCTTAAGTCTGTgtgttacatttttacttatataaggatttatatatgtattatttctatgtgacgacgcattggcgcaacggtctcagcacttggtttgtggctgttgagcgggcggttgcgggttcgatctatGCACATTGCAAACATTTGTGTTCGCCACAcatatgtttgtcgtggtcttggTGTTTTTGCAGTCCAAGGAGAGTTCGTTAAGCCGTCCGTcgcagttgttatcatgtacacctgatagcgatcgttactcgtaatagggaatatatctatgccaaaccgcattgggaaagaagcctatgcccagcagtggtgtATTACAGGTTGAGAcgtatttctatgtatatttataaaaaaataatagctgcCTACATGTTATGTATCTGTTGTACTGTGTTTTATTTAACCCAAATTTTCCTTCTTAGAAAAAGAAATGGCTAATAAGCTAGCcttaagtccgcccattgtacttcactatttgtaactatatttatgctttgtttgtaatatatttatcatgtaCCTACAATAAAGCAAACACTCGGCTGTTACCGCATTACACAAGCACCAAGTTGCGTATCACAGGGACAGAAGACCGTATATGtacgttataagatatttatttatttactatctaatatataaaattctcgtgtcgcggtgtttgtagttatactcctccgaaacggcttgaccgattctcatgaaattttgtgtgcatattgggtaggtctgagaatcgaacaacatctatttttcatccccctaaatggtaagggtagtccaccccaatttttttttaatttttagataaattatttactcattattttattatgatttggcgttgaaaaatacacacaaccctaaattttcacccttctaccactaacccctatttttaaatagcgtttaacggcaagacaatgtttgccgagtcagctagtttatttataaaatattatagtagtaAATACCTGttttttttggtgtttttgtAGTAATAACTATTTCATCTTACGTCTTGTTTTTGTAGCGTTAATAGTTTCTTTAATGATTATAcagaattttgtatttttttaaacctttgTCTGTGGTCAAGTGTTGACTTTGAAGTGTTTCGCCTTCGTGCCATGGAGAACTAGTAGAGCAATCAGTCCCGTTTTTATCATGAACCACAGATAGGAATTGTTTGAAGGCGAGCAGCGTAATGTTTTAGTATTCAAATCTTCTCCTATATTCATGTTTAGTATGATATGATTACATGGTAATACCAGTTATTATATATAGCACATTAATTGTTTTCCTTCActtgcattattataataatcattattctgtagttttgtaaattaataatttttttaaattcatttcagttaaataaatatgaatcatTATCTtttggataaataaataataaaagcacaTAAAACAACAATTACAACTGTGGTGTAGTGAAGCGTGTGCGATATACGCGCCTAAACTCCGGCGGTttacaggttcgattcccgttcgggatggatatttgtatgtattcaaatatttatttccgattGGTACTctgtccttgttggtctcctGGCCAtgcctaggagagcacgttaagctgtcactCCTGGTtgctatcatatacacctgatagcaattgtGGCTCATAGTAGATAAAGTATCAACcaaaccgcagtggagcagcgtggtgaattaagctccaatctttcttCTACTTggagaaaacaaaaaaaaaaaacataaatacacTCTTAAACACTGTGATTcgaacaaccgctctggtgtagtggtgcgagtagttgtCTGAAACACAgtcggtttgcgggttcgattcccgctcaggattgatatttgtatttgtacaaatattttttttccggtttggatgacaacccttgtaggtctccccatcgcgcctcggaaagcacgttaaaccgtcggtcccggttgttatcatgtacacctgatagcgttactcatagtagggaatatatccgccagggAAGCAGGAGGtgtattaagctccaatccttctcctatatcgAGAAAGAGGTCTacgctcagcagtgggatgtaacagGGTGAATGCAAACCTCTTCGATTACATgacaaaatatgtattttatttagccAATTCTAATAATGTTCCTAAATCTCTCAATACGTGTTACGTTCTCAGGAACGATCACTTTAATCTTACCTACCTGCTTGCAATTAAAAGCGACTAATTCACCTCAGTGATCAgagagtaatatttatttattacagttcatataaaataatcataatctTAAAATTCTAACATATTGCAACTATTTACTCCGCTTCCGGGATCATAATTTCGATTGTTATACTTATTCTTTTATGTTTAATAGCTTAAGGTAATGCTAAAATATGacataagatttatattttaaactatttattagtTCTATAACATACATCTGTTTTTTTCTGTTGCCATATTTTAACGCGTTTGAGGCATTTGAGATTTTGTAAATGAATTATCATTTACAAATGgcattgtaacctttttttataattttagttaaaatccGTCTCCAATATTTGAGTAAAAACCACAAAGCAAACTATGACGTGCAGCATATTGTATATCTGtagcaaattttaaaaaaagtcttaaATACCTGAAAATTTTGCCGATATGGTAGGTAGCTTTGGTCTTTCATTTTCCTAAGCGACTTGCAGGTCGAGCTTAATTAAGCCACTTAATCGAGAAAGTATGACGAAATAAAATCGGTATCGAACAATACGGTGAAGCAAAAAGAAGGAAAGGTATCAATCACTGTATATAACTGCGAGTCTAAGTATGATTATCTACTTAATCATAAACATAAGATAATTGTTGTAAGTGGGAAAATAAGATTTCATTGAAAACGTTTGGGTTGCCATCCTTCACGAGAAGCTGAATAGCAGCAGGATATCTTGCGTACCCGCTACGTCTTTCGTTCCTTGCTTCACGGATAGCTGGTGAACCTTAAAACATGAGTTCAAGTATAGCTTTGATGTCCTCGATCATTCTGTTAGTCTCTGACGATAGCTAGTAGTTGTATTTCTTATTTTCATCAGTTATGTCTGATTgttaagaaatatttctttGCTACGAGTATGTAATGCATGAATAGTATAGGAAAGTACAGATGTTTATAGTTTTTAGTTTTCCCGTAATTACTTCCTGTAactatgtactgtgtggctacggtactaaagaatatagccacaccctctcttcccgtgggtgtcgtaagaggcgactaagggataacacagttccgctaccacctttgaacttaaaaagccaaccggtggcgggataaccatccaactgctggctttgaaatacacaggcctaagatgggcagcagcgtcttcggtgcgacaacgccagccctgcggtcaccaacccgcctgcccagcgtggtgactatgggcaaaacacatgagttcacgctatttttggcgtaaacttgtggaggcctgtgtccagcagtggactgtaaaggttgtaatgatgatgatgtaatgactTCCTGTAACATTATGTGCCCAAATTTTTGCCTAAAACAAATTAACTGTAATCGATAACAGTACATCACGGTCGACAACAATAAGTATCAAAGCTAAAAGTTTGTCATGAGAGAattgcattttttataaaaaatgttacaattttatttgtgttacattaaatattagacttatttatttttatttgactttgtCTGTGCAGTGTTTTGGTTTAGTTAAAAGTCCgattaattttacgaaaatagtTTATCTTAAGCCTATAATCTACTTGAAACAAGCGGGATGTTATGtagttatcttttttttatacatttgtttttttatatactctccaattcttaaataaatctaataatcaACTCTCCATGTCAACAGTACTGTAGTGTACTTTTATACCAATTGTACGAAGGATCTACGCAGttgtatatttatactttatacatcatcatca encodes:
- the LOC123663941 gene encoding uncharacterized protein LOC123663941, with the protein product MKNKKKRKVKQRLHLLSLKVHLTNIRGLHSNLVAVHHHLETERPHLLFLTETQIGSPADVTYLQYPGYSLEHNFKSHAGVCMFARDDVCCRRLRNLEIPNLSIMWCLLDTGMEQIVYACTYRSHSGDRETTRMFDYLSETADMVQRRYPAAQMVFLGDFNAHHQDWLFPYQNTDHAGREALKFALSLDLTQLVQEATRVPDVDDHTPNCLDLLLTTDPDRSSVSVAAPLGTSDHCVVKSVSNFHPLHTGPTGTRRVWRYKSADWDEMRHFFASYPWRRTCFSSSDPSSCEQEISEVIRQGMEYFIPFADVSLDGKIPRWYNAECAEAAARKDSAFAAWAEARTLKSPDITTRKRAFNSAAKSYKRVLKKARFNRIKRIGAQLASHPRGSRAFWSLSKSVEMSFCRPSLPPLLKPDGSLAFTATDKANLLANLFAENSLLDAGSASPPRHPPCDSVMSELRIRQTEVLRVLRNLDVNKA